A window of Bacteroidales bacterium contains these coding sequences:
- a CDS encoding leucine-rich repeat domain-containing protein, with the protein MKQCNYLKHLILLVLCALTLNVTAHEFEAVNSDGVTIWYNITSDNSVEVTYKGSSYSEYSGEYSGEVNIPSTVEYSGNTYSVTAIGENAFSYCDGLTSVTIPEGVTTIGGNAFSDCSGLTSVTIPESVTAIGDNAFSGCGLTGVYISNLTAWCNIDFSDGVRNSYSNPLRTAKKLYLNNELITDLVIPNSISEIKEYTFYGCSSLISVTIPEGVTSIGSSAFRNCSGLTSVVIPEGVTTIGEFAFCDCTGLTSVTIPESVTSIGDYAFCDCTGLTSVTISEGVTSIGNSAFLRCTGLTSVTIPESVTSIGNSAFSNCDGLTSVTIPESVTSIGDDAFCYCTGLTSVTIPESVTIIGGDAFLGCTGLTEIEVAENNINYSSEEGVLFNKYKTELIQYPIGNSRTSYSIPEGVTAIEMRAFSNCDGLTSVTIPESVTSIGSYAFRYCYRLTEIEVAENNTNYSSEEGVLFNKDKTELIQYPIGNSRTSYSIPEGVTSIGNYAFSGCDGLTSVTIPESVTSIGYYAFSGYSGFEIYSLNPVAPTIDSQAFANVAKTIPVYIPKGSLSAYQSAEYWSKFTNFVEIKEIYTISVSSSDESMGSATASEIEVEEGTTVTLTATPNDGYKFTNWTLG; encoded by the coding sequence ATGAAACAATGTAATTATTTGAAGCACCTTATTTTATTGGTACTATGTGCATTAACATTAAATGTAACGGCACACGAATTTGAAGCAGTAAATAGTGATGGAGTTACAATTTGGTATAATATAACCTCAGATAATAGTGTAGAGGTAACATATAAGGGAAGTAGTTATTCTGAATACTCAGGGGAATATAGCGGAGAGGTAAATATCCCCTCAACAGTTGAGTATAGTGGAAATACTTATAGTGTTACCGCAATAGGAGAAAATGCTTTCTCATATTGTGACGGTTTAACGAGTGTAACAATCCCCGAGGGTGTTACCACAATAGGAGGTAATGCTTTCTCAGATTGTTCAGGTTTAACGAGTGTAACAATCCCCGAGAGTGTTACCGCAATAGGAGATAATGCTTTCTCAGGTTGTGGTTTAACGGGAGTATATATAAGCAACCTTACAGCTTGGTGTAATATTGATTTCTCTGATGGTGTTAGAAATAGTTATTCAAATCCATTAAGAACTGCAAAAAAATTATATTTAAATAATGAGTTGATAACAGATTTAGTTATCCCTAATAGTATTTCAGAAATAAAAGAATATACCTTTTATGGTTGCAGTAGTTTAATTAGCGTAACAATCCCCGAGGGTGTTACAAGTATAGGAAGTTCTGCTTTCAGAAATTGTTCAGGTTTAACGAGTGTTGTAATCCCCGAGGGTGTTACCACAATAGGAGAATTTGCTTTCTGTGATTGTACAGGGTTAACGAGTGTAACAATCCCCGAGAGTGTTACAAGTATAGGAGATTATGCTTTCTGTGATTGTACAGGGTTAACCAGTGTAACAATCTCCGAGGGAGTTACAAGTATAGGAAATTCTGCTTTCCTTCGTTGTACAGGGTTAACGAGTGTAACGATACCCGAGAGTGTTACAAGTATAGGAAATTCTGCTTTCTCAAATTGTGACGGTTTAACGAGTGTAACGATACCCGAGAGTGTTACAAGTATAGGAGATGATGCTTTCTGTTATTGTACAGGGTTAACGAGTGTAACAATCCCCGAGAGTGTTACAATTATAGGAGGAGATGCTTTCCTTGGTTGTACAGGTTTAACAGAGATAGAGGTAGCAGAGAATAATATAAATTATAGTTCAGAAGAAGGAGTTTTGTTTAATAAATATAAAACAGAATTAATTCAATATCCTATAGGTAATAGTAGAACCTCATACTCTATCCCCGAGGGTGTTACCGCAATAGAAATGCGTGCTTTCTCAAATTGTGACGGTTTAACGAGTGTAACAATCCCCGAGAGTGTTACAAGTATTGGAAGTTATGCTTTCCGCTATTGTTACCGTTTAACCGAGATAGAGGTAGCAGAGAATAATACAAATTATAGTTCAGAAGAAGGAGTTTTGTTTAACAAAGATAAAACAGAATTAATTCAATATCCTATAGGTAATAGTAGAACCTCATACTCTATCCCCGAGGGTGTTACAAGTATTGGAAATTATGCTTTCTCAGGTTGTGACGGTTTAACGAGTGTAACAATCCCCGAGAGTGTTACAAGTATAGGATATTATGCTTTCAGTGGTTATTCAGGGTTTGAGATATATTCATTAAACCCAGTAGCTCCTACAATAGATTCACAAGCATTCGCTAATGTAGCAAAGACAATACCAGTATATATACCTAAAGGTTCGTTAAGTGCATATCAATCGGCAGAGTATTGGAGTAAATTTACCAATTTTGTAGAGATAAAAGAGATATACACCATAAGCGTATCATCGTCAGATGAGAGTATGGGATCAGCCACAGCCTCAGAAATAGAGGTTGAAGAGGGTACAACTGTTACCCTAACCGCAACCCCCAATGATGGCTATAAATTTACAAACTGGACATTAGGT